TTCTGGCGAAGTTCGGAGATGACCAGCGGATCGATCCCGCCGATGCCGTCCCAGCTGGCCGAGATAAGCTCGAACTTTTCATGCCAGTAGAACGCGCCGACCTGCCAGCCGAAGCGGGTATCGCCATTGCTGGCGAGGCGGATTTCGTAGGTCTGCTGGTCGAGGTCGCTCGACAGGGTGCCGGTTTCCGAACGGAACGGTACGGTGCCGCTTCCCTCCGTCGTGCCGAGCACGCCGCCGTCGATGTCGCCGCGGCCCGAGCTGCTGCCCTGATAGGCCGAGACGATCGCGGTCAGCGTTGCGCCGCCGAGGTCGTAATCGACATGAAGCGCCTGCGAGGTGGTGTCCTGCGTCTGCGGGTTGTTACGGCCGCCGTCGTAGTAGACGGTGTCGCGGTCGTATCGGTCGTTCAGCTTGTTCGAGCCGGTGGTCAGCACGTTGGCCCGGTTGAGCGTGCCGGTGCCTTCATAGTGGCGGCCCTGGAGGGTCAGCAGCACGGAAAGGCGATCGTCCGGCTTCCACAGGGCGTGGAGGCGGCCGGCAACGTCGTCGAACCCGCCAAGGTCCTTGCCCGGCTTGGTGAACGAGGCGTCGTAAGCGTTGTTCACCCAGTTCTCGCGGTGGTTGACGAGGCCGGCGACACGGAACGACAGGGTGCTGGTGGCAGGGATCGTCACGCCGACTTCGCCGCGCACGGTGCCGAGTTCGCCCACAGTGAACTGGGCCTGTCCCTCGGCATGGTCGCCGGGGCGGCGGGTGTCCATCTTGACGACACCGGCGGGCGTGTTGCGGCCGAACAAGGTGCCCTGCGGGCCCTTGAGCACTTCCACGCTGTCAAGGTCGAAGAGCGGGAAGCCCTTGAGGTAAACGTTCTCCAGCACGACGTCGTCCAGCACGACGGAAACCGGCTGCGAAGCGTTGAAGTCGAAATCGACGTTGCCGAGACCGCGAATGTAGAGACGTGGGGCGTAGCGGCCGTTCGAGCTTTCGACATAGAGGCTGGGCGTGCGGCCGGCGAGCGAGAGAATGTCGGCGCCGCCCTCGGAGACTGCGCTGATCTTGTCTCCGCTCAGCACGGAGACCGCGATCGGCACGTCGCGGATGTTTTCCGGACGGCGCTGGGCGGTGACGACGATGTCGGCGGAAGCGTCCAGGGTGTCAGCCGTGGCGGCACCAGGCCTGGCGGCTGCGTCCTGCGCCAGGGCAGGCGCCGCGCCGGCGAGGAGCGCCGGCACGCTGGCCAGCCAATACGTCTTCATCTTCATCTTGCACCCCTTAACGGTAAGCCGGTGCGTATGGATGTTGACGCCGGAAAACCGCGCGTAGTCGGCAGGAATGGCCACGCACCTGACCGCCTTGCCGAGCGCGGGCCTCTAACCCTGCAATGTGACAATTTCGATATTGATGTTTCGCCAGCCCACAGAAAACCATAGGGAGATGGCCATGTTTACAAAGACAGTGATCACCCTGTGTCGTTTTGGCATCACTTTGCTGGGGGCCGTCGCGGCCATGTCCGGGCCGGTTTCGGCCGCTCCGGCGAAGGCCGCTTTCGACCTTGTTCCGCTTGGCGTTGAAGGCGGTGTCGTGGAGGGGGCCACCACCGCCTGGTTCATTGCGGCAAGCGGAAGTCGCAAGGGGCTGGCCTGCGATGCCGGAACGCTGGTGCCGGGCATCAGGGCGGCCATTGCGAAGGGTGGATTTCCTGCCGGAAGCCGGGCCAGCGATGTGCTTCACGAAGGGATCGGGGCCTACCTGATAACCCACCCCCATCTCGATCACGTTGCAGGACTGGTCATGGCCTCGCCGGACGACAGCGCCAAGCCGATCCTCGCTTTGCCGGAGGTCAACGCCGCGCTTTCAGCGCATTATTTCAACTGGAGCTCCTGGCCCAACATGGGCGATCGCGGCCAGCCGCCCATGCTGCGGCGTTATCGCTACGAGGATCTCGTCGCAGGCGGAAAGCCGGTGCCGGTCGGGGACACGGGCCTGAGCGTGACGGCCTATCCGCTTTCGCACGGCGGAAGCCTGTCCACCGCCTTCCTGATCCGCTCCGGCGAGGACGCGCTGCTCTGCATGGGCGACACCGGACCCGATGCCGTGGAGCATTCGGCGCGGCTCGAAGCCCTGTGGCAGGCGATCGCGCCGCTGGTGAGGGCTGGGCGCCTGCGTGCCATCATCGTCGAGACATCCTATCCCGATCCGAGAAAGGATACCGAACTTTACGGTCACCTGACGCCGAAGTGGCTTCGCGCCGAACTCGGGCGGCTTGCGGCTGCTGCTGGCGGCGCCGACAGGCTGAAGGGCCTGCCGGTCGTCATCGGTCACATCAAGCCTTCGATTGACGGGGCCGAGCCCGCCGTTTCAGCCATCATGCGGCAATTGGCCGAAGGCGGCTCGCCCCCCGTGCGCTACATTCTCGCAGAGCAGGGTAAAGCCCTGGAGCTCTGAGGCCGGTCGGAGCCTCAGGGCTCCCGGTTCAGGACAAGGCTTCGCATGTCGAGGCGGCGGTGGTTTCGGGAGAGGGCCGGGCCGCCGCAAACAGCACTGCGATCAGGCCCGCGGCAGAGGTCGCCGCGCCAGCCAGTGCCACGGCCGGATAGCCAAGGCCGAGGGAGATGACGCCGCCGCCCAGCGCGGCGCCGAGCGCGTTGCCGAGATTGAACGCGCCGATGTTCACCGATGAGGCAAGGTTGGGAGCGTCGGCGGCAGCCTTCATCACCCTCACCTGCAGGGGCGGCACGAGGGCGAAGCTGGCGATGCCCCAGAGGAAGATGAGCACCGCAGTCGGCGCGGCGTGGCTCATCGTCATCGCGAACGCGGCGAGGATTGCGGCAAGCGATCCCAGCGTCACGATCAGCGTCCGGTCGACCGAGCGGTCCGCGAATTTGCCGCCTAGCCAGTTGCCCACGGTCAGACCGAGGCCGTAAGTCACCAGCATCGCTGTCACGAAGCCCAGTGAGGCATGGGTCGCATCGTGCAGGATCGGCGTGATGTACGTGAACACGGTGAACATCGCGCTGGACCCCACGACCGTCAGGGCCAGCGCGCCGAGCACCGGCTTGCGGGTGAGGACCTTGAGTTCGGCAAGCGCGTTTCCTTTGCGCGGCGCGGGCAATGCGGGCAGGGTCAGGCGCAGGGCGGCCATCGTCGCCGCGCCAAGCACGGCGATACCCAGAAGGATGCCCGCCAGCCGAGATGCTCGCCCGCCCAGGTGGCCAGCGGCACGCCCACCACATTGGCGATCGTGAGACCCATGAACATGGCGGCTACCGCGCCGGCCTGGCGCTGGGGCGGCACGAGGCTGGCGGCCACGATCGAGCCGACGCCGAAGAATGCGCCGTGATTGAAGGAGGTGAGCACCCGCGCGCCCAGCAGCATCGCGTAGCTGCCCGACATGGCCGCGAGCAGGTTCCCGAGCGTGAAGATGCCGGCCAGTGCGATCAGCAGGGTACGGCGCGGCATGCGGCCGGTGGTCAG
The DNA window shown above is from Novosphingobium sp. RL4 and carries:
- a CDS encoding MBL fold metallo-hydrolase, translating into MFTKTVITLCRFGITLLGAVAAMSGPVSAAPAKAAFDLVPLGVEGGVVEGATTAWFIAASGSRKGLACDAGTLVPGIRAAIAKGGFPAGSRASDVLHEGIGAYLITHPHLDHVAGLVMASPDDSAKPILALPEVNAALSAHYFNWSSWPNMGDRGQPPMLRRYRYEDLVAGGKPVPVGDTGLSVTAYPLSHGGSLSTAFLIRSGEDALLCMGDTGPDAVEHSARLEALWQAIAPLVRAGRLRAIIVETSYPDPRKDTELYGHLTPKWLRAELGRLAAAAGGADRLKGLPVVIGHIKPSIDGAEPAVSAIMRQLAEGGSPPVRYILAEQGKALEL
- a CDS encoding TonB-dependent receptor; the protein is MAIPADYARFSGVNIHTHRLTVKGCKMKMKTYWLASVPALLAGAAPALAQDAAARPGAATADTLDASADIVVTAQRRPENIRDVPIAVSVLSGDKISAVSEGGADILSLAGRTPSLYVESSNGRYAPRLYIRGLGNVDFDFNASQPVSVVLDDVVLENVYLKGFPLFDLDSVEVLKGPQGTLFGRNTPAGVVKMDTRRPGDHAEGQAQFTVGELGTVRGEVGVTIPATSTLSFRVAGLVNHRENWVNNAYDASFTKPGKDLGGFDDVAGRLHALWKPDDRLSVLLTLQGRHYEGTGTLNRANVLTTGSNKLNDRYDRDTVYYDGGRNNPQTQDTTSQALHVDYDLGGATLTAIVSAYQGSSSGRGDIDGGVLGTTEGSGTVPFRSETGTLSSDLDQQTYEIRLASNGDTRFGWQVGAFYWHEKFELISASWDGIGGIDPLVISELRQKSDSWSVFGQLHYDVTDRLRLTGGARWTRDKRDLDAARTLGAPFADSRSVKDDQPSWDVSALYRFSPQVSLFGRIAHGYRGPSIQGRIATSNILTTADSETITSYEAGIKAATPDNRFRVDLTGYIYDIKDPQFTAIGGQGNFNQLINAKRGKGRGVEFEATANPVRGLQFSGGVSYNFTKIDDPDLLVAFCGAACTVRDPIVTVGTTRRASIDGNPFPQAPRWLFNFNASYTYELASGSKLYAQTDWVAQKDFNLFLYDATEFHVGTNFEGGLRAGWRSPSDAVDLFVFARNITNESNVIGAIDFNNLTAFVNDPRVIGGGVGFRF